From one Triticum urartu cultivar G1812 chromosome 3, Tu2.1, whole genome shotgun sequence genomic stretch:
- the LOC125548730 gene encoding probable F-box protein At5g04010, producing the protein MRDDGATTMPPRSAPSRPPPWEALSLVANFLDAASLAAASCVSTSWHAAFSDDHLWARLCRCHYPSAIGLLPLYNNVNAGDRCSSPHRRLFALFHAAASRGRSLPAPRLALDDVTFAIDLFAAGGKNTLSFAVAASDAGVKKAPGGVFQFAVDVSDRNAVAGPGKHWSVRWTAVRTGHGVAPAAAIVMMDAKVPASRAGALSCGVRGEAWATVALPAPGCGGGKLEAEVVVEVSGEDRLVEKVRIGVLLDCRYVSVDAGLRYLQHFLL; encoded by the coding sequence ATGCGCGACGACGGAGCGACGACAATGCCGCCACGGTCAGCGCCGTCTCGGCCGCCTCCGTGGGAGGCGCTCTCCCTCGTGGCCAACTTCCTCGATGCGGCGTCTCTCGCCGCGGCTTCCTGCGTCTCCACCTCCTGGCACGCCGCCTTCTCCGACGACCACCTCTGGGCGCGGCTCTGCCGCTGCCACTACCCCTCCGccatcggcctcctccccttgtACAACAACGTCAATGCCGGGGACCGATGCTCCTCGCCGCACCGGCGCCTCTTCGCGCTGTtccacgccgccgcctcccgcggcCGCTCACTCCCAGCGCCTCGCCTGGCCCTCGACGACGTCACATTCGCCATCGACCTCTTCGCGGCCGGCGGAAAGAACACGCTCTCGTTCGCCGTCGCTGCGTCCGACGCCGGCGTAAAGAAGGCCCCCGGGGGCGTGTTCCAGTTCGCGGTGGACGTGAGTGACCGGAACGCGGTGGCCGGGCCGGGCAAGCACTGGAGCGTGCGGTGGACGGCTGTTCGGACGGGGCACGGGGTCGCGCCAGCTGCGGCGATCGTGATGATGGACGCCAAGGTGCCAGCGTCCAGGGCCGGAGCGCTCAGCTGTGGCGTGAGGGGGGAGGCGTGGGCCACGGTGGCGCTGCCTGCGCCGGGATGCGGCGGCGGGAAGCTCGAGGCGGAGGTCGTGGTCGAGGTGAGCGGCGAGGACAGGCTGGTGGAGAAGGTGAGGATCGGGGTGTTGTTGGATTGTAGGTACGTGAGCGTCGACGCGGGGCTCAGATACTTGCAGCATTTCCTCTTGTAA